CCAGTCATTTCGCAGTTTAGTCCGAATGCGCGacagaaaaattaaatggccgtttgaCATAGAAGGAATCTGACACTTCTGTACGTACAAACCAGCATGACAGAGACATGTGGCACTGTAAGCGTGACAGAGACACGTGGCACTGTAGTAGAAAACCGTTAGATATCACTAACgggtaaaaaaaaagaataaagaaagagaACACCTTTTTCACCATCTAAATTTATACATAGACCGTAAAATTTATTATGAGAATATCAGAACatcaaaaataaagtaaattaaattaaattattgtaaatttcatattttaaatacatttaatgaaaaataacttCTTTGTGGGATTCATGGTATTGTAATTACACTATAGCTTAAATAGGTAACTGGCATTAAATAGTAAGAAAATTTGTACaactaaattttctaaaaaaataaaaataatatagttgCAGAGAATATTTATCTAAACTAAATTTggtattatataaatatatcataaaatttatataaaattttatatatttatactttaaatttatatacattcaatttaaataaaaaattgtcaATTAATCGGTACCTTAGGATGATGGGCTTTGCGTGTACCAACGTACACAGTAATTAAGGTATTCATGTTATTATCCTTGGTGCAGGGGTCTTTTTGTACATTTCCGGTTATGGGCCTTCCCTGTAATCAAACCAGTGTATTTTGGGTTCTGATGAAATGCTACTCAATACTGGCCTTGGACACGGCCTGTTTCGGTCTGACTTCGGACTGGGATCATTGATTCAATGAGTTCCAATGTTTGATTTTTCCAAGTAGTTTGACCCAtcaacatttttaaaattaaaacatattattattttatacattataatatataaatatttaaattataaatttataatatattatttattttatttgcataataaaaaaattaaagagagtcaattgaaattttatttttttaaaaaaattgaattaaacttaTTATAGtccttactttaaaagagaagGCCCTGATCCTTAATAAACTTTTTCATCAATTCATGAATCGGAATTTTGACCATCACTAATACTTGCCTTTAATTTGAGATTTTGCGAAAGGGCCATTTTTGAAATGGGGACTCACACTTGATCGGGTTGAGATGTGGGGAAGGGAGAGACAGAGGCACTCGTGTAGGCATGGAGGTTGTGGTGGGACTGGTGGCCATGGTGGGCCAATGGGGTTCTCATTATGGGGAGTTTCAACCAGACGAAAGCAACTAAAATTTTTCTTCCAAGTGGGAGTTTCAAAATTTCACATTATCGTTGTCCATGGTGATTACAACTTACAAGCGCCTAAGGAGAACGGTTGCTGTTGAAGATGAAATCACTTGTGATGTCAGATGACTAGTGGGGAAGAACAATTCTTCTGCAGCTGCTCAACAGCCACAAGAAATTTGCTCTGAAATTTCAATGTGAACTGAAACTCTAGACTCCAATTGATCATACTCCAAGTTCAGCATGCCAATGAGCGTGAAGTCGTTGACCCTGGCCCCTACATCCTGCGAAATCAAACGAAGTCGGTGGGCCACGTGGGGACGGAGACAGAGAAATGGACGAGCAGGGAAGGGGAATAAGTGTGAAcggtattaataaaaaatagcaaATTAAGACATTGATTTCTGGAGCCCATGCAGCAAACGCATTTAAGACACCAGTCATAGTATTATATATACTCCACATGAACCAAGTAACCACAGCGCAGCATTACGAACACATACAGTgatacagagagagagagagagagagagagagatggagcTCAAGGTCTACGGTCATCGGGTATCTCAGCCATCGCGTGCTATTATGATCTTCTGCaagtaatttcatttttttctcctttttcttctcgtTATTATCGAGTTAAAATCAGTTCTGGTTTTCGTCTCTGCACTGTTATCGGAAGCTGAGCTTTATTGCTGATTGAAAATTTTCAGGGCTAATAatatagagtttgaggaggtgTCGGTTGATTTATCCAAGGGAGAGCACAAGTCTCCTGAATTCAAAGGTCTACACCATATACCTCACTAAAATTCACTAGTTTCGGTATTTTAAGCAAGCATTAGCTCATATACTTTAGATCTCTTTTTGTATGTTCACTAATAGTTTTAGGGATTTGTGTGTTAAACCATAAGGTTGGATGAAAAAGATAACGAAAACGAAAATGATAGAGGATTCCTAGCGAAAAATAGATCGGTTTTCTGATTGAAATACACATCACTGAAATTGTTCGGTTaaaaaagtgttttttttttttaatttttatttttatgggaTGAGCAAACCTAGTAACTTTCACCCTTCCAAGGTCATCAAAAGGGAAGCTGTCGATTGGAAAACCTTGTTAAATAGGCTTCAACGCTAGGTGAAGAGTTTGGgtttgttgaaaaaaaaatgagGAGCTTGTTTAGTTCTTGCTTCCTTAATTCTATATTACGCACAACTGTGTCAAATTTTTCTCAACCACAACGAGCGTTGAGTTCACATCTACTGAACTGGCTTATTGCTGCTCTAATCCTTATTCCTAACAAAATCATCAGCTAAGCAACTCTTATAATTCTGTTCCCAATTTTAGTTATCACATCACTCATTTCTTCAGAAAGAAACCTGTTATATATAAATTGCACTTTgtttaaaatgaaaaaggaaGTATGAACAGCAGTAATTGCTTCTTGTTGATGACAATAATTGGCTAATTGCAGAGATTAATCCTGTGGGGCAAGTCCCAGCTATCATTCATGGAGAGCTTAAGCTATTCGAGAGGTATTCACTCTGTCTCCTACTTCCACTTCCACTCATGAGTTATATGCTATATATTCTATATATACGCAGAGGGTCAATTTATTTATGCCTATTTTCTTGCTGCCTAATTCTTATTCAGCATTGAAGGAGAGTATCATGACCTAAGTCTAGGATATATACAAACATTTGCCCCAAAACCATCTGCCTGCGTGACTATCACTGGCCAATTGTTGGGTCTGGTGAAGGACCCAAATGAATCATGATAACTTACATTTATATCTTCTAAAAGCCCAGTCCCTAGTGGAGACCTGTGGTTgcaacttttattttataatctgGTTCTACAACAATGTTTTGCACTGTCCTCAGGAAATGAATGTAAATTCCTACTCCAGCCATGTAAATCAATCTGTTAACTAACTTCTCATTTTTCTCTTTGCAGCCATGCAATCCTGATTTATCTTGCCTCCGCATTTCCTGGAGTTGCAGATCATTGgtaatcaaactttttcatTTATTGCAGTTAATTTCTTGATAATGTTTAGTGTCATATGAACCCTTTCTAATAATTGAAATGGTTGAATTGGAAATAGACAAATTACTAAGATTTTTTCCTCCGAATATGCACAGTATCAGGTGCATAGATGCATAAAAGTACTTAGTGGGCATGCAAATCCACATCTTTACTTGTGATACTTATTGGAATGTCATGTATACTATCAATAGGAAGTCACTTTTCTTCTCTGAAATGTTCATATTTAGCACTCAGTTCTTAACAGTTCACCCTTCATATTAAAGGTATCCAGCCGATCTTGTCAAGCGAGCCAAGCTTCATTCTGTGTTGGACTGGCATCACTCAAATTTACGCCGTGGTGCAGGTGCTTCATATTCAGCTCTATAGAATTTTGTTGTGTGCATGTGTAAATATATCTTGCTATGAGTGACCCTTTGTTGCTTGAAGCTGATAGTAGTTTGCATGGCCAATAGATGATGGAATGTTGAACTATATGTTAGATGGTAAAACAGGATTAGTCTTAATCTTCAATCCAAGGCTGTGCAATGGTGACAATGCTTTGACTTGAGTTTATGTTCCTATTATCTTGCTTATGCTATATGTCATGGATGTTTAACAATAACTATCGCAATTGAATTAGTTGAtgtctaataaatttttacaacACTTGCCTTAGCAAACTAAAGATTCTGTTGCTGAATTTGTTTAGTTTAGTTGTTATATTGCTGAATTGGTGAATTTAAATAAACTGGTACTTGATCTATTTCAATTTTTTGTAATTCTCTTGTGGATTTCCTTTATGATTACATGTGTTCACTTATATAAGTTAATGAGCTTTCTTAATTTGGGTGTCCTCTGATGGTCCATGTATTATTAATTTCTTGCCTTTGCTTTCCAGCTACCTATGTTTTTAATTCCAGACTAGCGGCGGTATTTGGCCTGCCTCTGAACCCACAGGCAGCAGCTGAAGCTGAAAAATGTTTGATTTCGTCTCTGTCAACAATTGAGTCCTTCTGGCTCGAGGACAGTGGGAAGTTCTTGCTTGGTGCAAATCAACCATCAATAGCAGATCTCAGCCTTGTCTGTGAAATTATGCAACTCGAGGTAAGTTCTTTAAGACaggttatttgtttgttttattcTTGATTTTTAGGTGGTAGTCTATACCAACTACCAATACCTAATAGCTCTACGCGGAGGACTTGATTTTTCACATGGATTCTTATTTGTTGGATTTAGTTACTTGATGAGAATGACCGCAATCGAATTCTGGGTCCATACAAAAAAGTTCAACAATGGATTGAGAATACGAAAAATGCAATAAACCCTCAATTTGATGAACTGCATGGTGCCCTTTATCATTTGAGTGCAACGCTGAGGAAGCAGTAATCAACAGGAGAGTGATGCTGTCTTTGTATTGTTAGAAAATCTGCAATAATATGTTCTGGTTCAAGGACCTTGTCTGCTTGTCATAAAAACCGAACAATATTTCTGGGTATGTCCAGAAGATAATCAGATTGAATAAACAGATATGCTTTATCTAGTAGCACCACACTTTTTTTATCGCTAGTATGCAACTTAAATTTTAACATGTGAAAAGTCAGTTTAATCGATGGCTCAAagcaacaaaaaataaattttgcccatcaaaataataaaaaatatttttttaaaaaaaataaaacttatgaTAAGTAGGTCGGTTTTATAGAAATTGATAAGTAAATTAAGTTATTAattaagtaaattaattttattgaataagtattttattgaatgaaaaaataaaataaaatgggtttaaaaattagagaaataaataaaattaactaaaaaaaagaaataattaaatttagaaaataaaataaaatatgaggttttaaatataaagaaataaataaaattaattaaaaaaagaaataattaaatgtaaaagaaattgattataaatataaaataattttaatttaattattaagttaTAGATATTGCAAATGTTtcgaatattaaatttttttctaaattctaAACTAAATGCTTTTCTAGTTCTAATTTTTGGACAACCGCatgagatatttttaaaatttaatttaattattgtattaaaaattaaaaaaatttaattttaactaataaatgTAAGACTTTcggttaatttaaattaaattatattattttttataaagattTTACGCAATctaatttactatttatttcaatttaactaAACAgttattgatttaattaatttgaatagcACTATACTATTCTATCAGGTTAatttaaattagattatattatttcTTAGAAATATTTTACGCAATTTAATTCactatttatttcagtttaactAAACAGTTATGGATTTAATTAATCTGAATAGCACTGTATCATTACATCGATTAAGTAATGACGTCTTAATGCAATAACCAACGGAATAATATTaaacaataaatatataaataatataaatacaaaGAATAATTGAAGAAACAATAGAATTACATAAATATTACAACTAATTGAACTGAAACTTTAATTATCGAGCTGGACTTTATTCGTCATATAATGTAATCCATAATACGGCTCATGAATTTGGTTatgactttattttttattcttctatAAATTTAGTTATGACCACGTTTGATATCAGAATATAAAATCCAAATTAGATTTTTCTGTTGTTATTCTTCAATCCTatcagaataataaaatttaaacgaaTCAACCTATTTTAAACGAAATAAAATTTGTAACACCCCCTACCCGGTTATTTAATTAACCGAGCCGGAGACATTACATTTTGTAAcagttttcttattttttctttattttatatcatgtaaatcatggttttttttttatcgaaaATCCGGCAGAGTTTCCTCTAAAATATGGACTTAATTCCACCTGTGAATAGTATTATCACACTTCTATCAATTTCAACCTTAACCCTCAAACTTCTTTCAACATCAATACAGATTCAACTCAGATCAAACACTTcataatatttcattaatctTAACACAGAAACTTATACTAATCATCCATATTTACATCAAACTTAAAAGGTGTTGGGATAAGATGGGTAATTGATTGGAGGTGGAATTTTGAAGAAATTTTGgtgtggaaaaaaaaaagatagagaaATGGATACTTCCTCTTAGTTGAcgggaaggagaaggagaatggaagaaaaatgagttttttcttCTCTGCCAaccttttcttctttatctttttctttttcttttttatttttagttaagtGGCTAACTATTGCCActtgtctttaaattagatttttatttatctgttttttttttctttctctttttctcttctctttttcttttttcttattcttttatttattatttattttattttattttatttcaattatttatttatttatttatttttatttttactaatcATCCATATTTACatcaaacttaaaatattttaaaaaaatatctaatacCAACCATATACAACTTCATCTCTAAAATTGtatgtacatgccatatttctaaaatcaaattcatataaaatttacaaaatatgaTGTAACTCTAACCGGGTTGAAGCAGATCTTGCTCTACTGTTTCTTGAATCTACAGCCTGCgcgataaaataataaattcctaCGCGCTAAGCAATTTGCTTAGTGATGctcaactttttcttttttaataaaacatttaaatcaaaagTCATTTAATAACAATAATTCAAACAAATGACAAATAGCTAtataacaaataatttaaaatactctaaatcatattattaattcacataaatatacatattttaatttcataatcattttctttttctttatcacgtaaaaagttttattttctcttaatacttttatttatttattatttttctgttggcccctataaatttaaatgaaactGTTAAGTCAGATAAGAAAACTGTAACTGTAgggcacaaagtgccaaataactgtATGGCTCAAAAGCCAATTCTATAACTGTAGAATATCTCATTGTATCCCAAGAATCAATGTAACTGTAGTGCAGTACTGCAAGATCTGTATATGACATGCCACACCTTTAAACTAACTCATAATACCCACCAAATTTACTAGGGCCAGACTTtgaataatttatacatttaaacagGGGGACAAAAATTATCAATACAGTGTAACTGTCAATTATTTAAACTATAATACTTTATCATATTACAACTGTGCTTTTAAACATTATCCTATcatgtaaatttattaatttaattcaactacataaattacaaattcataatttaatccttaattaattaactattattctttttattattattattattattttttctatttatcataATATACCttatattattcttattattcttTAACATCATATTTACACTATGTCGCATTTTTCTTATTCCTttaacacaggtgtcactctcatctgtgctatcaacgcacccgtaccagacaactcgagctgtaacccttcttcaatgagcttataaagctccatcactactggtctccgctctactgctatatgggataaactgcctagtgacttccggcttagggtgtctgccaccacattcgccttacccggatgatattggatcttacaatcgtaatcactgagcaattctacccatcttctctgcctcaaattcagctctctctggctcaagatgtactgtagactcttgtgatcagtgaagatctcgcatttaaccccgtagaggtaatgcctccacatcttgagtgcaaaaataactgctgccatctctaggtcatgggtggggtaattcaactcgtgcttcttcaactgtctagaagcataagcaatcaccctatcactctgcatcaaaacacaacccaatcccactcgagatgcatcacagtacactgtgaaatcctcattactaataggcagagctaacactagggctgatgtcaatctcttcttaagctcctcaaagctctcttcgcactggtctgaccagataaacttctggttcttctgagtcagtttggtcataggagccgctatcttcgagaagtcctgaacgaacctcctgtagtaacctgccagtcccagaaagcttttaatctcagtcactgtcgtgagtctgggccagttagctacaacctctatctttttggggtctacctcaaacccttctgctgatactacgtgtcccaagaaggaaatgctcctcaaccaaaactcacacttagagaacttggcatacaatccatgttctctcagtgtctgcagaactatccgcaAATGCTGggtatgctcctctgcatctctggaatacactaagatgtcatcgataaaaacaataacaaagtgatccagctactcgctgaaaactctattcatgagatccatgaatgctgcaaaggcgttagtcaacccaaacggcatcactaagaactcataatgcccatatctggtcctgaacgttgtctttggcacatctgcctctctgacgctcaactgatgatacccggatcgcagatctattttagagaaacaacctgctccagctagctgatcaaatagatcatcaatccgaggtaaaggatacctgttcttggtagttgtaacaccccttaccctatcaaagtgtagacagagcaaggaatgtcacaaactataccttttagaCATATCTagactaaacaatttccttTATCTGTCAATACcaagttttttgttttttttttttttaggtaatgcatataaatttcatcaaatgattaaaataaatatgagttttgtaaaccaaaattttcggcagagttttctctgtttcattagcactttaacctgtaatacatatgaaaatcacacttataattacactaacaactgtcatttgatattttactattctttgtttacataacctttacaactcactcttttaaatatgtacatgccaaaatataactgcactatgactcagagactcaaaacaaccagctatgatgatggccttgatatctgatgtaaatctgacctctcacccacaactataacctcagaaccctctaatgttttgagtgtaacccgctttaacttacagtcaactatgacatgatgtctagacaaccaatccatacccagaatcacatcaaactctctaaaaggtaactctatcaagtcacctaaaaaggtatgaccttgcacacatataggacaatctctgtaaactctattcacaatcacaagatgtcctaaggaattggtcactgctatgtcatgttctaaaggttctacttgaattcccttctcattattgatgggtaTGCTGGTGtatgaatgtgtggaaccaggatcaattaatgcataaatatgtttgccaaagatagaaaatttaccagCAATAACATCTGGTTTGTCCTGGTCTTCCCTTGCACGAATAgcatatgccctggcaggtgctctagtgtctggtctatctactgtctctgatactctgtgactctgagcactgctagattcacctctacctctacctctgcctctagaccctgtcggcaaagatctctctgtctgtataggctgcactgactggcctctaggacaatccctcataaagtggtctgagcttccacataagtagcaagccccagtcaatctcctacatactccaccatgtctcctgccacaatgctcacatactGGTGGCAACCCTCTGCCTGGTCCTCCTGTACTGGATACTGAAGTAGTCTGCTGTCCAGACCTCACTACTGAACTCTGCCCCGGTCTCTGACTCTGCCTAGGTAGTCCTCTCTGCCCTGTCTGCTGAAATTCCCTATGTCTCTTACTACTTGTCTGAGATATAGAGGATTGTCCCTGATACTGGCTCTGGCTCCTTTTCTGTTGCCctttttgctttctactttgctcttcttctttaattcgtTCTAGGCTGTAGGCCGTCTCTACTAAAACTGAAAGTTCCTTGATATGCATAGCTGTGAGGTACATCCTGATATCAGCATGTAATCCCTGCTCAAAGCGTCTACATCTCTCTTCCTCTGTAGGAACTATCTCCGTGGCATACTTACTAAGTCGGACAAATTCTCGCTCGTACTCAGTTACTGTAAGCCTGCCCTGTCTGAGGTATAAGAACTCCCTCCTTCTCTCCTCTATATATAAGGCCCCAACATACTTCTTTTTAAACTCTGAcaaaaagaattcccaagtctgGCGCTCTGGTCGAACCATCTGTGTTAAAGTTGTCCACCATCGATATGCTTCATCTTTTAGCAATGATACTGCACACATCAAGCTCTCTACTGGTGAACACTGTAGCTGCTGTAAAACCCTTTCTGTactttctaaccagaattctgcagctgaaggatcatcttcctttttacctctaaattctgttgcaccatactttctgagtttttctattggaggccTAGGTTGTGCCTGGGCTAcaacaggtggtggtggtggtggt
This is a stretch of genomic DNA from Manihot esculenta cultivar AM560-2 chromosome 2, M.esculenta_v8, whole genome shotgun sequence. It encodes these proteins:
- the LOC110610074 gene encoding glutathione S-transferase T1; translated protein: MELKVYGHRVSQPSRAIMIFCKANNIEFEEVSVDLSKGEHKSPEFKEINPVGQVPAIIHGELKLFESHAILIYLASAFPGVADHWYPADLVKRAKLHSVLDWHHSNLRRGAATYVFNSRLAAVFGLPLNPQAAAEAEKCLISSLSTIESFWLEDSGKFLLGANQPSIADLSLVCEIMQLELLDENDRNRILGPYKKVQQWIENTKNAINPQFDELHGALYHLSATLRKQ